In the genome of Spea bombifrons isolate aSpeBom1 chromosome 11, aSpeBom1.2.pri, whole genome shotgun sequence, one region contains:
- the TM9SF3 gene encoding transmembrane 9 superfamily member 3: protein MRPLTLVLLCVSVLCVTADEHEHTYNDKEEVVLWMNTVGPYHNRQETYKYFSLPFCVGTKKSISHYHETLGEALQGVELEFSGLDIKFKDDVMQTSYCEIDLDKAKRDAFVYAIKNHYWYQMYIDDLPIWGIVGEADENGEDYYLWTYKKLEIGYNGNRIVDVNLTSEGKVKLVPNTKVQMSYSVKWKKSDVRFEDRFDKYLDPSFFQHRIHWFSIFNSFMMVIFLVGLVSMILMRTLRKDYARYSKEEEMDDMDRDLGDEYGWKQVHGDVFRPSSHPLMFSSLIGSGCQIFAVSLIVIIVAMIEDLYTERGSMLSTAIFVYAATSPVNGYFGGSLYARQGGRRWIKQMFIGAFLIPAMVCGTAFFINFIAMYYHASRAIPFGTMVAVCCICLFVILPLNLVGTILGRNLAGQPNFPCRVNAVPRPIPEKKWFMEPAVIVCLGGILPFGSIFIEMYFIFTSFWAYKIYYVYGFMMLVLVILCIVTVCVTIVCTYFLLNAEDYRWQWTSFLSAASTAIYVYMYSFYYYFFKTKMYGLFQTSFYFGYMAVFSTALGIMCGAIGYMGTSAFVRKIYTNVKID from the exons ATGAGGCCGCTAACGCTGGTGCTGCTGTGTGTGTCCGTACTGTGTGTCACGGCGGATGAACATGAGCACACG tATAATGACAAGGAAGAAGTTGTTTTATGGATGAACACGGTGGGACCGTATCACAATCGGCAAGAGACATACAAATACTTCTCCCTGCCTTTCTGCGTGGGGACTAAGAAAAGTATTAGCCACTACCATGAAACTTTAGGGGAAGCTCTTCAGGGAGTGGAGTTGGAATTTAGTGGCTTGGATATTAAATTTAAGG ATGATGTCATGCAGACAAGTTATTGTGAAATTGATTTGGACAAAGCCAAGAGAgatgcatttgtttatgcaatCAAGAACCACTATTGGTACCAAATGTATATTGATGATCTACCAATCTGGG GTATCGTAGGCGAAGCCGATGAAAATGGAGAAGATTATTATCTTTGGACTTACAAAAAACTAGAAATAGGTTACAACGGGAATCGTATTGTAGATGTAAATCTTACCAGTGAAGGAAAAGTCAAACTTGTCCCAAACACCAAAGTCCAGATGTCGTACTCT GTTAAATGGAAGAAATCTGATGTTCGATTTGAGGATCGTTTTGATAAATACCTCGACCCTTCATTTTTCCAGCACAGA atacaTTGGTTTTCAATCTTCAATTCTTTCATGATGGTTATTTTCCTGGTGGGCTTGGTGTCCATGATTTTGATGCGCACCTTAAGGAAAGATTATGCTCGATAcagtaaagaagaagaaatggaTGATATG GACAGAGATTTGGGTGATGAATATGGTTGGAAACAGGTCCATGGTGATGTTTTTAGGCCATCAAGTCATCCACTAATGTTTTCGTCTTTGATTGGATCCGGGTGCCAGATCTTTGCTGTATCGCTCATTGTAATCATTGTTGCCATGATTGAAGATCTATACACAGA gaGGGGATCCATGTTAAGTACAGCTATATTTGTCTATGCAGCAACATCTCCGGTAAATGGCTATTTTGGAGGAAGCCTTTATGCTAGGCAAGGAG GTAGAAGATGGATAAAGCAAATGTTTATTGGAGCTTTCCTTATCCCAGCAATGGTTTGTGGGACTGCGTTCTTTATCAACTTCATTGCAATGTATTATCACGCTTCAAGGGCAATCCCATTTGGTACTATG GTTGCCGTGTGCTGCATTTGTCTCTTTGTGATACTTCCATTGAACCTGGTGGGGACTATTCTTGGTCGGAACTTGGCAGGACAGCCCAACTTCCCTTGTCGCGTCAATGCTGTCCCACGTCCCATTCCAGAGAAAAAATG GTTCATGGAGCCGGCTGTCATCGTTTGCCTGGGTGGCATTTTACCTTTTGGAtccatttttattgaaat GTATTTCATTTTCACTTCATTCTGGGCGTATAAGATCTATTACGTTTATGGATTTATGATGCTGGTGCTCGttatcctctgcattgtaactgtttgTGTGACTATTGTATGTACATACTTTCTCCTTAACGCAGAGGATTACAGGTG GCAATGGACAAGCTTTCTTTCGGCTGCATCAACTGCAATCTATGTTTACATGTACTCATTTTACTACTACTTTTTCAAAACTAA GATGTATGGATTGTTTCAAACATCATTTTACTTTGGATATATGGCCGTGTTTAGCACAGCCTTGGGAATCATGTGTG gAGCAATTGGTTATATGGGAACAAGTGCCTTTGTTCGAAAAATTTACACTAATGTGAAAATTGACTGA